The proteins below are encoded in one region of Poecile atricapillus isolate bPoeAtr1 chromosome 33, bPoeAtr1.hap1, whole genome shotgun sequence:
- the S100A14 gene encoding protein S100-A14 translates to MGQCNCRKKRKDCQELTDVERAIETVISQFHCYAVKGQKEYLTPNEMQELVVQKLPHLGKCVGPLEEKIECMGDPNEAKLEFGEYWDMMGDAAKGCRRK, encoded by the exons atgggccAGTGCAACTGCCGCAAGAAGCGCAAG GACTGCCAGGAGCTCACGGACGTGGAGCGGGCCATCGAGACCGTCATCAGCCAGTTCCACTGCTACGCCGTGAAGGGGCAGAAGGAGTACCTGACCCCCAACGAGATGCAGGAGCTGGTGGTGCAGAAGCTGCCGCACCTGGGCAAG TGCGTGGGACCCCTGGAAGAGAAGATCGAATGCATGGGAGACCCTAACGAGGCCAAGCTGGAGTTCGGAGAGTACTGGGACATGATGGGGGATGCGGCCAAGGGCTGCCGGAGGAAGTAG
- the S100A16 gene encoding protein S100-A16 isoform X1, translating to MQATMGECTELEWAVQVLVNNFDKYSSRCCCCKNPRRISKKDFRKMLSRELNHMLTDTGNRRAADKLICDLDENKDGRISFQEYWTLIGGIASPIAQIIRQQEQSVKHTK from the exons ATGCAG GCGACCATGGGCGAGTGCACGGAGCTGGAATGGGCCGTGCAGGTGCTGGTGAACAACTTTGACAAGTACTCgagccgctgctgctgctgcaagaaCCCGCGGCGCATCAGCAAGAAGGATTTTCGGAAGATGCTGAGCCGCGAGCTCAACCACATGCTGACG GACACCGGGAACCGCCGCGCCGCCGACAAGCTGATCTGCGACCTGGATGAGAACAAGGACGGGCGCATCAGCTTCCAGGAGTACTGGACCTTGATAGGCGGCATCGCCAGCCCCATCGCGCAGATCATCcgccagcaggagcagagtgtCAAACACACCAAGTAG
- the S100A16 gene encoding protein S100-A16 isoform X2, whose product MGECTELEWAVQVLVNNFDKYSSRCCCCKNPRRISKKDFRKMLSRELNHMLTDTGNRRAADKLICDLDENKDGRISFQEYWTLIGGIASPIAQIIRQQEQSVKHTK is encoded by the exons ATGGGCGAGTGCACGGAGCTGGAATGGGCCGTGCAGGTGCTGGTGAACAACTTTGACAAGTACTCgagccgctgctgctgctgcaagaaCCCGCGGCGCATCAGCAAGAAGGATTTTCGGAAGATGCTGAGCCGCGAGCTCAACCACATGCTGACG GACACCGGGAACCGCCGCGCCGCCGACAAGCTGATCTGCGACCTGGATGAGAACAAGGACGGGCGCATCAGCTTCCAGGAGTACTGGACCTTGATAGGCGGCATCGCCAGCCCCATCGCGCAGATCATCcgccagcaggagcagagtgtCAAACACACCAAGTAG